In Cicer arietinum cultivar CDC Frontier isolate Library 1 chromosome 1, Cicar.CDCFrontier_v2.0, whole genome shotgun sequence, one DNA window encodes the following:
- the LOC101506466 gene encoding CASP-like protein 1B1: MASANGEEKVELGFNIDVINETKPKKDWILLSLRVIAFFATASATLVMGLNKQTKSLIVGTIGSTPIRATLSAKFSQTPAFVFFVIANGNASLHNLLMISMDVLGPQYNYKGLRLALIAILDMLTMALASAGDGAATFMSELGKNGNSHARWNKICDKFESYCNRGGGALIASFIGFILLLIITIMSIAKLLKPNRINHHAP; this comes from the exons ATGGCTTCAGCAAATGGTGAAGAGAAAGTTGAACTTGGCTTcaatattgatgttattaatgaGACAAAGCCAAAGAAGGATTGGATCCTTTTGTCTCTTAGGGTGATTGCATTTTTTGCCACAGCATCTGCAACACTTGTAATGGGACTTAACAAACAAACCAAAAGTTTGATTGTTGGTACAATTGGTAGCACCCCAATAAGAGCTACTCTTTCTGCAAAGTTTAGTCAAACTCCAGCTTTTGT GTTCTTTGTGATAGCAAATGGAAATGCTAGTCTCCATAACTTGTTGATGATTTCAATGGATGTATTAGGACCACAATATAATTACAAAGGACTACGACTTGCATTGATTGCAATATTAGACatg TTAACTATGGCTTTAGCATCAGCTGGAGATGGTGCAGCAACATTCATGTCAGAATTGGGGAAAAATGGTAATTCACATGCAAGGTGGAATAAAATTTGTGACAAATTTGAAAGCTATTGTAACAGAGGTGGTGGTGCACTCATTGCTTCTTTCATTGGCTTCATTCTTCTCTTGATTATCACAATTATGTCCATTGCAAAGTTGCTCAAGCCAAATCGCATTAACCATCATGCTCCTTGA